From one Microbacterium sp. 10M-3C3 genomic stretch:
- a CDS encoding CDP-glycerol glycerophosphotransferase family protein produces MRPVHDVKLAWGLLRKGIAHRAALAAVRRAVAAAPPHPPHRYRVAVYFADGAVNMYQMRQWYRPLAGLAENWPVVVLARSPFGARALLEDGALPVAFVPTVADIERFLVEQDIRVVLYVNQNTRNFQMFRYGHRWHVFINHGESDKMYMTTNQFKAYDFAFVAGDAARERLSRVLWDYDIDERTFEIGRPQADHYSGTLPYTPDGRTVVLYAPTWEGDRPSAHYGSIRTHGEALVDALLATGRHRVIYRPHPRSGVVDPEYGAAHRRILAAIEAANGADAAAQHVYDDRPELGWQLAAAHLAVVDISAMVYDRLAADKPLMITRPVDPEAAIDTHGYLSACEWLTADEAPSIVAHADRVLRDPDAVQRLERWVRHYFGDTTPGAATARFHAAVAELMARWDQWHSRPAARDDVDAEAVGAGDAPESPDPEGAES; encoded by the coding sequence ATGCGACCGGTCCACGACGTGAAACTGGCGTGGGGACTGCTCCGCAAGGGGATCGCCCACCGCGCGGCGCTCGCGGCGGTGCGCAGGGCGGTCGCCGCCGCCCCGCCGCATCCGCCCCACCGCTACCGCGTGGCGGTGTACTTCGCCGACGGTGCCGTGAACATGTACCAGATGCGGCAGTGGTACCGGCCCCTCGCAGGCCTCGCCGAAAACTGGCCGGTCGTGGTCCTCGCCCGTTCGCCCTTCGGCGCGCGCGCCCTCCTCGAGGACGGTGCGCTGCCCGTCGCCTTCGTGCCCACCGTCGCCGACATCGAGCGCTTCCTCGTCGAGCAGGACATCCGCGTCGTGCTCTACGTCAATCAGAACACCCGCAATTTCCAGATGTTCCGGTACGGGCACCGGTGGCACGTATTCATCAACCACGGCGAGTCCGACAAGATGTACATGACCACGAACCAGTTCAAGGCGTACGACTTCGCCTTCGTCGCCGGCGATGCGGCCCGTGAGCGGCTCTCCCGGGTGCTGTGGGATTACGACATCGACGAGCGCACGTTCGAGATCGGCCGCCCGCAGGCCGACCACTACTCCGGCACGCTCCCGTACACCCCCGACGGCCGCACGGTCGTGCTGTACGCGCCGACGTGGGAGGGCGACCGGCCCTCCGCGCACTACGGCTCGATCCGCACGCACGGCGAGGCGCTCGTCGACGCGCTGCTCGCGACCGGGCGGCACCGGGTGATCTACCGGCCGCACCCGCGCTCAGGAGTCGTCGACCCCGAGTACGGGGCCGCGCACCGTCGCATCCTCGCCGCGATCGAGGCCGCCAACGGCGCGGATGCGGCGGCGCAGCACGTGTACGACGACCGGCCGGAGCTCGGCTGGCAGCTGGCGGCCGCCCACCTCGCGGTCGTCGACATCTCGGCCATGGTGTACGACCGCCTCGCCGCCGACAAGCCGCTCATGATCACGCGACCCGTCGACCCCGAGGCGGCGATCGACACCCACGGCTACCTGTCGGCCTGCGAGTGGCTCACCGCAGACGAGGCGCCCTCGATCGTGGCCCACGCCGATCGCGTGCTGCGCGACCCCGACGCCGTGCAGCGCCTCGAGCGGTGGGTACGGCACTACTTCGGCGACACGACCCCCGGCGCGGCGACCGCCCGGTTCCACGCCGCCGTCGCCGAGCTCATGGCGCGCTGGGACCAGTGGCACTCGCGGCCCGCCGCCCGAGATGACGTGGACGCCGAGGCCGTCGGCGCCGGCGACGCGCCGGAGAGCCCCGACCCGGAGGGCGCGGAGTCCTGA
- a CDS encoding aminoglycoside phosphotransferase: MENLLARLTEWMPRQRWYTGKGTVPALTLVARWDLGSTAQTRAELLLVGDAGGAVPVVYQVPVVIRADSPGDATVIGEIDGGVLTDGAHDPAFHDILHAWLTGGATIAGDVGPVHAEPAHDGRATGAHVSGAVLSGEQSNTSIILRTDDGAPVICKLFRQVHAGVNPDIELQVALSDAGIRAVPPAVGTVSAVWHDPRAATVVSGSLAFAQEFFPGVEDAWRVALRAAASGSDFSDSARSLGRAVADVHAALARLFPTAEATDLARAGAVAGWRGRLDAAVDAVPELAALRPGIEAVFGRAQAVPWPRLQRVHGDLHLGQVLDVPGRGWVLLDFEGEPLRPIAERLSPDFAVRDVAGMLRSFAYVASSVPATEHADPARWAESARRAFLDGYAASPAAAPLTEELVRAFELDKALYETVYEARNRPDWLHIPLSAVRRMAG; encoded by the coding sequence ATGGAGAATCTGCTGGCGCGCCTGACCGAATGGATGCCCCGGCAGCGCTGGTACACCGGCAAAGGAACCGTTCCCGCCCTCACGCTCGTCGCCCGCTGGGATCTCGGCTCCACCGCGCAGACGCGCGCGGAGCTGCTGCTGGTCGGCGACGCCGGCGGCGCGGTCCCGGTCGTGTACCAGGTGCCGGTCGTCATCCGAGCCGACTCCCCCGGAGACGCCACCGTTATCGGCGAGATCGACGGGGGCGTCCTCACCGACGGCGCCCACGATCCGGCCTTCCACGACATCCTGCACGCGTGGCTGACGGGCGGCGCCACCATCGCCGGCGACGTCGGACCCGTGCACGCGGAGCCCGCGCACGACGGGCGCGCGACCGGCGCACACGTCTCAGGAGCCGTGCTGTCGGGCGAGCAGTCCAACACGTCGATCATCCTGCGCACAGACGACGGCGCACCGGTCATCTGCAAGCTGTTCCGCCAGGTGCACGCGGGAGTGAATCCCGACATCGAGCTGCAGGTCGCCCTGTCCGATGCCGGCATCCGCGCCGTGCCGCCGGCGGTCGGAACGGTGTCGGCCGTGTGGCACGATCCGCGCGCCGCCACCGTCGTCAGCGGCTCGCTCGCGTTCGCGCAGGAGTTCTTCCCCGGCGTCGAGGACGCGTGGCGGGTCGCGCTGCGCGCCGCTGCCTCCGGGAGCGACTTCAGCGACTCGGCCCGCAGCCTCGGGCGGGCCGTCGCCGACGTCCACGCCGCGCTGGCGCGGCTCTTCCCCACCGCGGAGGCGACCGACCTCGCGCGGGCGGGAGCCGTCGCGGGGTGGCGAGGGCGCCTCGACGCCGCGGTCGACGCCGTGCCCGAGCTCGCGGCTCTCCGACCCGGGATCGAGGCGGTCTTCGGTCGCGCGCAGGCCGTGCCATGGCCGCGGCTGCAGCGCGTGCACGGCGATCTGCACCTCGGCCAGGTGCTCGATGTGCCCGGACGCGGCTGGGTGCTGCTCGACTTCGAGGGCGAGCCGCTGCGGCCCATCGCCGAACGCCTGTCGCCCGACTTCGCGGTGCGCGATGTCGCCGGGATGCTGCGCTCTTTCGCCTACGTCGCCTCCTCGGTGCCCGCGACCGAGCATGCCGACCCGGCGCGGTGGGCCGAGAGCGCACGCCGGGCCTTCCTCGACGGCTATGCCGCATCGCCCGCGGCCGCGCCCCTCACGGAGGAGCTCGTGCGGGCGTTCGAGCTCGACAAGGCGCTGTACGAGACCGTCTACGAGGCGCGGAACCGCCCCGACTGGCTGCACATCCCGCTGTCCGCCGTGCGCCGCATGGCCGGCTGA
- a CDS encoding NTP transferase domain-containing protein, with the protein MSPQIVILAAGLGSRLGRSLPKPLTELADGRSIMQQQHDNVHATFGPDARILTVVGYRAETIVDAFPEADYVYNERYDQTNTSKSLLRALAQTGKGGVLWMNGDVVFDPRVLGRALPLIERDQSFVTVNTAKVSDEEVKYTVTAEGWIKELSKTVEGGIGEAVGINYISRRDKKALQRQLLRVKDQDYFERGLELAIAEDGVRLEPMDISDLYAVEVDFAEDLERANHFV; encoded by the coding sequence GTGTCCCCTCAGATCGTCATCCTCGCCGCCGGCCTCGGCTCACGGCTCGGCCGCAGCCTGCCCAAGCCCCTCACCGAGCTCGCCGACGGCCGCAGCATCATGCAGCAGCAGCACGACAACGTGCACGCGACGTTCGGTCCGGATGCGCGCATCCTGACCGTCGTGGGGTACCGCGCGGAGACGATCGTCGACGCCTTCCCCGAGGCCGACTACGTCTACAACGAGCGGTACGACCAGACGAACACCTCGAAGTCTCTGCTGCGCGCACTCGCGCAGACGGGCAAGGGCGGCGTCCTCTGGATGAACGGCGACGTCGTCTTCGACCCCCGCGTGCTCGGCCGCGCCCTTCCGCTCATCGAGCGCGACCAGTCGTTCGTCACGGTCAACACCGCAAAGGTCAGCGACGAAGAGGTCAAGTACACCGTGACGGCCGAGGGCTGGATCAAGGAGCTCTCCAAGACCGTCGAGGGAGGCATCGGCGAGGCCGTCGGCATCAACTACATCTCGCGCCGCGACAAGAAGGCGCTCCAGCGTCAGCTGTTGCGCGTCAAGGACCAGGACTACTTCGAGCGCGGCCTCGAGCTCGCGATCGCCGAGGACGGCGTCCGCCTGGAGCCGATGGACATCTCCGACCTGTACGCCGTCGAGGTGGACTTCGCCGAGGACCTCGAGCGCGCGAACCACTTCGTGTGA
- a CDS encoding ABC transporter ATP-binding protein: protein MTAASLPLPEDLPPDAADGEGDSSPATPPAAPRKTPAKRPTTPRKPAAPRANTASSTAKKPAASTRKPTSGAAAAKKVGGGTTTPRKTTPRRPSSSARSAAATPDGAVVPGPPPPLPDDLTLPVEVVIPPRPPLPPVPPLPADLVAPRSDTPAAAPTVAPESKPVVEPEPVEPEPEPLVEPEPIVAPEPVVAPEPVVGPEPVVEPGPEPVVEPVEPEPEPVVEPEPEREPVVEPEPVVGPEPVVEPEPEPVVEPEPEPEPVAESESAAAVESESLESEPAAEATPLVVVSETDSDVSPDAAVPALALTGVSKSFGGARAVDDVDLTVPAGSFYGIVGPNGAGKTTTLSMIAGLLVPDAGTIRVNGVDVREDTARAKRAMGVLPDRLRTFDRLTGRQLLYYYGVLRGLPSAVVERRISDLARAFDLVDALGRKVSDYSAGMTKKVMLAGAMIHSPRLLVLDEPFESVDPVSSAVILDILGTYVEHGGTVILSSHGMELVERVCSRVAVLVAGQVLAEGTVEDVRGAGTLQERFVELAGGLGDLEGLEWLHTFSD from the coding sequence ATGACCGCCGCCTCGCTCCCGCTGCCGGAGGACCTTCCTCCCGACGCCGCCGATGGCGAGGGCGACAGCTCGCCGGCCACGCCTCCTGCGGCGCCGCGCAAGACGCCGGCGAAGCGTCCGACGACCCCGCGCAAGCCCGCCGCGCCGCGCGCGAACACGGCCTCGTCGACCGCGAAGAAGCCGGCCGCGTCGACAAGAAAGCCCACGTCCGGCGCGGCCGCGGCCAAGAAGGTTGGCGGTGGCACGACGACGCCGCGCAAGACGACACCGCGTCGCCCGTCCTCCTCCGCCCGGTCTGCGGCAGCGACTCCCGACGGTGCGGTGGTCCCCGGTCCGCCGCCTCCGCTTCCCGACGACCTGACGCTCCCCGTCGAGGTCGTCATCCCGCCGCGGCCGCCTCTGCCGCCGGTGCCGCCGCTGCCGGCCGATCTCGTCGCGCCGCGGAGCGACACCCCGGCCGCGGCGCCAACGGTCGCGCCGGAGTCCAAGCCGGTCGTCGAGCCGGAGCCGGTCGAGCCCGAGCCTGAGCCGCTCGTCGAGCCGGAGCCGATCGTCGCGCCCGAGCCCGTCGTCGCGCCCGAGCCCGTCGTCGGGCCGGAGCCGGTCGTCGAGCCCGGTCCGGAACCTGTCGTGGAGCCGGTCGAACCCGAGCCCGAGCCGGTCGTCGAGCCGGAGCCGGAGCGGGAGCCGGTCGTCGAGCCGGAGCCGGTCGTCGGGCCGGAGCCGGTGGTCGAGCCCGAGCCGGAACCTGTCGTGGAGCCCGAGCCGGAGCCGGAGCCCGTCGCCGAGTCGGAGTCCGCTGCTGCCGTCGAGTCGGAATCGTTGGAGTCCGAGCCGGCGGCCGAGGCGACGCCGCTCGTCGTGGTCTCGGAGACGGACTCCGACGTCTCGCCCGACGCGGCGGTGCCGGCGCTCGCCCTGACCGGTGTCTCCAAGTCTTTCGGCGGCGCGCGCGCGGTCGACGACGTCGACCTGACGGTGCCCGCGGGCTCGTTCTACGGCATCGTCGGCCCGAACGGCGCGGGGAAGACCACGACCCTCTCGATGATCGCGGGACTGCTCGTGCCGGATGCCGGCACCATCCGCGTGAACGGTGTCGATGTGCGCGAGGACACGGCGCGGGCCAAGCGCGCGATGGGCGTCCTGCCCGATCGGCTCCGCACGTTCGACCGGCTCACCGGCCGTCAGCTCCTCTACTACTACGGTGTGCTGCGCGGTCTGCCGTCCGCCGTGGTGGAACGGCGCATCTCCGACCTCGCGCGCGCCTTCGACCTCGTCGACGCCCTCGGTCGCAAGGTCTCGGACTACTCGGCCGGCATGACGAAGAAGGTGATGCTCGCCGGGGCGATGATCCACTCGCCGCGGCTCCTCGTCCTCGACGAGCCGTTCGAGTCGGTCGACCCCGTCTCCAGCGCCGTCATCCTCGACATCCTCGGCACCTACGTCGAGCACGGCGGCACGGTGATCCTCTCCAGCCACGGCATGGAGCTCGTCGAGCGCGTGTGCTCGCGTGTCGCCGTGCTCGTCGCCGGCCAGGTGCTCGCGGAGGGTACGGTCGAGGACGTCCGCGGAGCAGGAACGCTGCAGGAGCGGTTCGTGGAGCTTGCGGGCGGGCTCGGCGACCTGGAAGGCCTCGAGTGGCTGCATACGTTCTCCGACTGA
- a CDS encoding DUF3039 domain-containing protein: MSTPIDQPDQGGIATLDRELEELIREENVEPGDHERFSHYVKKDKILESALTGKPVRALCGKKWTPGRDPEKFPVCPTCKEIYESLQS; this comes from the coding sequence ATGAGCACGCCCATCGACCAGCCCGACCAGGGCGGCATCGCCACCCTCGACCGCGAGCTCGAGGAGCTCATCCGCGAGGAGAACGTCGAGCCGGGCGACCATGAGCGCTTCTCGCACTACGTGAAGAAGGACAAGATCCTCGAGTCCGCGCTGACCGGCAAGCCGGTGCGCGCACTCTGCGGCAAGAAGTGGACGCCGGGGCGCGATCCGGAGAAGTTCCCGGTGTGCCCGACGTGCAAGGAGATCTACGAGTCGCTGCAGAGCTGA
- a CDS encoding nicotinate phosphoribosyltransferase, with translation MSASTALHTDRYELTMLDAALRDGTATRRCVFEVFARRLPGGRRFGVVAGTGRLLSLIRDFRFGDDELRFLRDEKVVDAATVAWLADYRFAGSISGYREGELYFPGSPLFTVEGTFAEAVILETLVLSVLNHDSAIATAAARMSVAAGDRPLAEMGSRRAGEDSAVAAARAAYIAGFGATSNLEAGRRWGIPTMGTAAHAWTLLHDSEEDAFRSQVAALGAGTTLLVDTYDIRRGVETAVRAAGTSLGGVRLDSGDLPTVAADVRAQLDDLGATGTRITVTSDLDEFAIAALAASPVDAYGVGTSLVTGSGSPTAGMVYKLVARQDAAGRWVGVAKASTDKASKGGRKAAFREREDGVATRELVMVSDGFDELDTATEHPTARALQVPLVVSGDADTSAEGPAGVEAARAHHARVREELPVRALALSRSEPAIPTVFVDVA, from the coding sequence ATGAGCGCGAGCACCGCCCTGCACACGGACCGGTACGAGCTGACGATGCTGGATGCGGCGCTGCGCGACGGCACCGCGACGCGTCGCTGCGTGTTCGAGGTGTTCGCGCGGCGCCTGCCCGGAGGTCGCCGCTTCGGCGTCGTCGCGGGCACGGGGCGCCTCCTCTCCCTCATCCGCGACTTCCGCTTCGGCGATGACGAGCTGCGGTTCCTGCGCGACGAGAAGGTCGTCGATGCGGCGACCGTCGCGTGGCTCGCCGACTACCGGTTCGCCGGCTCCATCTCGGGCTACCGCGAGGGCGAGCTCTACTTCCCGGGCTCGCCGCTGTTCACCGTCGAGGGGACGTTCGCCGAGGCCGTCATCCTCGAGACGCTCGTGCTGTCGGTGCTCAACCACGACTCCGCGATCGCGACCGCGGCGGCGCGCATGTCGGTCGCCGCCGGAGACCGACCGCTCGCCGAGATGGGGTCCCGCCGCGCCGGCGAGGACTCCGCCGTCGCCGCGGCCCGCGCCGCGTACATCGCGGGCTTCGGCGCGACGAGCAACCTCGAGGCGGGTCGCCGGTGGGGCATCCCGACGATGGGCACCGCCGCCCACGCCTGGACGCTGCTGCACGACAGCGAAGAGGACGCCTTCCGCTCCCAGGTCGCCGCGCTCGGCGCCGGCACGACGCTGCTCGTCGACACCTACGACATCCGCCGCGGCGTCGAGACGGCGGTGCGGGCGGCGGGAACGTCGCTCGGCGGCGTGCGACTGGACTCGGGCGACCTCCCCACCGTCGCAGCGGATGTGCGCGCACAGCTCGACGACCTCGGCGCCACCGGCACCCGGATCACCGTCACGAGCGACCTCGACGAGTTCGCGATCGCCGCGCTCGCGGCCTCCCCGGTCGACGCGTACGGAGTGGGCACGTCGCTCGTCACCGGCTCGGGGAGTCCGACCGCCGGCATGGTCTACAAGCTCGTCGCGCGCCAGGACGCGGCCGGACGCTGGGTCGGCGTCGCGAAGGCGTCCACCGACAAGGCGTCGAAGGGTGGCCGGAAGGCCGCGTTCCGCGAGCGCGAGGACGGCGTCGCCACCCGGGAGCTCGTGATGGTCTCCGACGGGTTCGATGAGCTCGACACCGCCACGGAGCATCCGACGGCGCGCGCGTTGCAGGTTCCGCTCGTCGTCTCCGGCGACGCGGACACGTCGGCGGAGGGGCCGGCCGGCGTCGAGGCGGCACGCGCCCATCACGCGCGCGTGCGCGAGGAGCTCCCGGTGCGGGCTCTGGCGCTCAGCCGGTCGGAGCCGGCGATCCCCACGGTCTTCGTCGACGTGGCGTGA
- the murI gene encoding glutamate racemase yields MNDAPIGIFDSGVGGLTVARAVSSLLPRESILYVGDTARSPYGPKPIADVRRYALEVLDSLVGQGVKMLVIACNTASAAMLRDARERYDVPVVEVIGPAVRTAMSTTRNGRIGVIGTAGTIGSGAYQDMLEVNARLTVHAHACPRFVEFVEAGVTDSPEVLAVAEEYLAPLRHAGVDTLVLGCTHYPFLEGAISYVMGPDVSLVSSDTETAKDVYRQLVSRDLLAGPDAVARHVYEATGDSADEFVRLAHRLMGREVRDVQLVQTGAIDLPRAASGLL; encoded by the coding sequence GTGAATGACGCGCCGATCGGAATCTTCGACTCCGGCGTCGGCGGGCTCACGGTGGCCCGGGCGGTCTCCTCTCTCCTGCCGCGCGAGTCGATCCTCTACGTCGGTGACACCGCGCGCTCGCCCTACGGACCCAAGCCGATCGCCGACGTGCGCCGATACGCGCTCGAGGTACTCGACTCGCTCGTCGGGCAGGGCGTGAAGATGCTCGTCATCGCGTGCAACACCGCGTCGGCGGCGATGCTCCGCGACGCGCGCGAGCGCTACGACGTGCCTGTCGTCGAGGTGATCGGCCCCGCCGTGCGCACGGCGATGTCCACGACGCGCAACGGCCGCATCGGCGTCATCGGCACGGCCGGGACGATCGGGTCGGGCGCGTATCAGGACATGCTCGAGGTCAACGCCCGCCTTACCGTCCACGCGCACGCGTGCCCGCGGTTCGTGGAGTTCGTCGAGGCCGGTGTCACGGATTCGCCCGAGGTGCTCGCGGTCGCGGAGGAGTACCTCGCCCCGCTGCGGCACGCGGGCGTCGACACGCTCGTGCTCGGCTGCACGCACTACCCCTTCCTCGAGGGCGCGATCAGCTACGTCATGGGCCCGGACGTCAGCCTCGTCTCGAGCGACACCGAGACGGCGAAAGACGTCTACCGCCAGCTCGTGAGCCGCGATCTGCTCGCCGGCCCGGACGCCGTCGCCCGGCACGTGTACGAGGCCACCGGCGACTCGGCCGACGAGTTCGTCCGCCTGGCGCATCGCCTCATGGGCCGCGAGGTCCGCGACGTGCAGCTCGTGCAGACGGGCGCGATCGATCTTCCGCGGGCCGCATCCGGCTTGCTCTGA
- the rph gene encoding ribonuclease PH, whose amino-acid sequence MTDSPRADGRAVDQLRPVTIERGWSRQAEGSALISFGDTRVLCTASFTNGVPRWLTGKGKGWVTAEYAMLPRATNSRNDRESVKGRIGGRTHEISRLIGRALRAVVDTKALGENTIVIDCDVLQADGGTRTAAITGAYVALADAIAWGKERKFIAQRSDVLFDSVSAVSVGIVDGTPLLDLAYVEDVRAETDMNVVVTGRGLFVEVQGTAEGAPFDKAELDRLLELGVAGCGELRDAQAAALAG is encoded by the coding sequence ATGACCGACTCCCCGCGCGCCGACGGCCGCGCCGTCGACCAGCTGCGCCCCGTCACGATCGAGCGCGGCTGGTCGCGTCAGGCCGAGGGCTCGGCGCTCATCAGCTTCGGCGACACGCGGGTGCTGTGCACCGCGTCGTTCACGAACGGCGTGCCGCGCTGGCTGACCGGCAAGGGCAAGGGGTGGGTCACGGCCGAGTACGCGATGCTTCCGCGCGCGACCAACAGCCGCAACGACCGCGAGAGCGTCAAGGGCAGGATCGGCGGACGCACGCACGAGATCTCGCGGCTGATCGGACGGGCGCTGCGGGCGGTGGTCGACACGAAGGCCCTCGGCGAGAACACGATCGTCATCGACTGCGACGTGCTGCAGGCCGACGGCGGCACGCGCACGGCCGCGATCACCGGCGCGTATGTCGCGCTGGCCGACGCGATCGCGTGGGGCAAGGAGCGCAAGTTCATCGCACAGCGCTCCGACGTGCTCTTCGACTCCGTCTCGGCCGTCTCCGTCGGCATCGTCGACGGCACGCCGCTTCTCGACCTCGCGTACGTCGAGGACGTGCGCGCCGAGACCGACATGAACGTCGTGGTCACCGGTCGCGGCCTGTTCGTCGAGGTGCAGGGCACCGCCGAGGGCGCGCCGTTCGACAAGGCGGAGCTCGATCGCCTGCTGGAACTGGGCGTCGCCGGATGCGGCGAGCTCCGCGACGCGCAGGCTGCGGCGCTGGCGGGCTGA
- the rdgB gene encoding RdgB/HAM1 family non-canonical purine NTP pyrophosphatase, whose product MPRIVLATHNPHKVEEFQALVAGVRDDLEVVGYDGPEPVEDGVTFAANALIKARAAAAHTGLTALADDSGICVDVLGGAPGVFSAYWAGHAKDAVANRELLLDQLADVADPHRTAQFVSVIALVRPDGSEATVEGRWPGRLAAAASGAGGFGYDPVFIPDAQEPGAERTVGEWSAAEKNAQSHRARAFAALLPLLRTL is encoded by the coding sequence GTGCCGCGCATCGTCCTCGCGACGCACAACCCGCACAAGGTCGAGGAGTTCCAGGCGCTCGTCGCCGGCGTGCGCGATGACCTCGAGGTCGTCGGGTACGACGGCCCGGAGCCGGTTGAAGACGGTGTGACGTTCGCGGCGAATGCTCTCATCAAGGCACGGGCGGCGGCCGCGCACACCGGGCTGACGGCCCTCGCGGACGACTCGGGAATCTGCGTCGACGTGCTCGGTGGGGCGCCCGGCGTGTTCTCGGCGTACTGGGCCGGGCACGCGAAGGACGCCGTGGCGAACCGCGAGCTCCTGCTCGATCAGCTCGCCGACGTCGCCGACCCGCACCGTACCGCGCAGTTCGTCTCGGTCATCGCGCTCGTGCGTCCCGACGGCAGCGAGGCCACCGTCGAGGGCCGCTGGCCCGGGCGCCTCGCCGCCGCCGCATCCGGGGCTGGCGGGTTCGGCTACGACCCCGTGTTCATCCCGGACGCTCAGGAGCCCGGAGCCGAGCGCACGGTGGGGGAGTGGAGCGCTGCGGAGAAGAACGCCCAGTCGCATCGGGCGCGCGCGTTCGCGGCGCTGCTGCCGCTCCTGCGCACGCTCTGA
- a CDS encoding MarR family transcriptional regulator: MGDATSQEDAREHLLSALTVDQQLLFSESRRVAHSFARQHALSEREFDALMVVMIAEIGGEAITPTALARRIRLSPPATTNVINKLVAAGHVIRQREGGDLRRVTLRYGARAREVAEDFFAPLSRMADAHAQDFSLEELQTVHRYLSGMATLMGAQADRGE; this comes from the coding sequence GTGGGCGACGCGACGAGTCAGGAGGACGCGAGGGAGCACCTGCTGTCGGCGTTGACGGTCGATCAGCAGCTCCTGTTCTCGGAGAGTCGTCGCGTGGCTCACTCCTTCGCACGGCAGCACGCGCTGAGTGAGCGGGAGTTCGACGCCTTGATGGTGGTCATGATCGCCGAGATCGGGGGCGAGGCGATCACGCCGACGGCCCTCGCTCGACGCATCCGCCTGAGTCCCCCCGCCACCACGAACGTCATCAACAAGCTCGTCGCGGCAGGGCACGTCATCCGCCAGCGTGAGGGTGGAGACCTCCGTCGCGTGACCCTGAGATACGGGGCCCGGGCTCGTGAGGTGGCAGAGGACTTCTTCGCTCCCCTCTCGCGCATGGCGGACGCTCACGCGCAGGATTTCTCCCTCGAGGAGCTGCAGACCGTCCATCGCTATCTGAGCGGGATGGCCACCCTCATGGGTGCTCAGGCCGACCGCGGGGAATGA